The genomic window CCGCATCTCCCGTTGCACCCGCAGGCGGCGTGAGGTCCACGCGATAGATCGCCTCGCCCTCGTAGCCGAAGCCCGGCAGATCCCCGGTCATGAAGCGCTTTGGCACCGGGGCCTGCAGCTCGCCCGCGGTCCAGCCCTCGGGCAGCGTCCACTTCGCGGAAAGCGGCATGCCACCCACACCCGGATTCACCCAGTAGCTGTGCCAGCCCACATCGATCTTCAGCTTGATGCCCACCGGCACCGTCTTGCCCGCCTGATACGATGTGACTCCAGTGATCAACTCGGCTGCGGCATGACCGGACTTTTCGGCGGCGAAGGCGGTCATCGCGAATGGCAGACCGGCGGCGAAGATGGCGGAAAGTTTCATCCGTGCCATCCAAGCGCGGAATCCCCCACCCCGCCAACGGTTTGTTTCCGCCGACGGGCAAATGAAACTCCATCAAAACAACCCGATCACGAATCGGAATAAGGTCACTACCTTCCGCTCAAATCAAGTCAGCTCCATAGCGCCGAGCCGCGAATCCATACCTCTTCTTCGCGTCCTTGGCGTCTTGGCGGTGAATCATTCCTCACCTCCCCAGCGTCTTCCCCGCACCGCGCTTCTCACGACGATAGGCCGTCGGTGCCTGGCCCATGTGCTTACGGAATTGACGGGAGAAATCGCTGTGGTCGTAAAAGCCGGACTCCAGCGCCACCTCGGTGATCGGCAGGTTCGTGGTGGCCAGAAGTTCGCACGCCTTGATCACGCGCATCCGCATCAGGTAGCTGCGCGGCGTGGTCTGGAAGGTCTTGCGGAATTTCCGCTCGAACTGCCGCACGGACAGCCCGGCGATCTGCGCGAGCTCGGACACCTCCAGCCGCTCGCGGAAGTTCGTCTTCAGGTGCTCCGCCACCTCGGCGAGTTCGAGGTAGGGTTGGATGGCCGCGCGCTGCTCTTCATAGCTGCGCACGGTGCCGCAGAGGCCGCACACCTCGCCGGACTTGTCGAAGAGCGGCAGCTTGTCGGTGATGAACCACTCAGGCTTGCCCTGCGAATTCGGAAACAGCTCGATCAATCCGAGCAGCGGCTGCTTCGTCTGGATGACCTTCTCGTCGTCGCGGTGATACTTCTCGGAGAGACGGGGCGGGAAGATCTGCTTGTCGGTGAGGCCGACGATCTGGTCCTCGCGCTGGAACCCGCAGCGCTTCACGAAAGCGGGGTTCCCGGCCATCAACCGACCGGACCGGTCCTTGGCGAAAAACAGCGTGCCCGGGAGGTGGTCGAAGAGGTGCCGGAATTGCCCCGGAGGGAGATCCTCCAGCCATCGGCGGCGGTCGCTCGGTGTGTCCATTGGTAAAAACATACAAGTCCTTCCCGCAATCCTACAAGCTATCTTAGCGTTTCTGTACCAGCTTGAAATTCGACCCGTTTGCGGCACGTTGCCACCCGCGAACGAACCCATTGCAACCAAGTTCATGCAAGCCATCCGTTTGACGCTGCTCCTGCCACTGGCCGCCCTCGGGGTGGTCTTGGCGAAACCTCTCATCTCCCCGAAACCGGAGGCGCGACGACTTGAAGTCCTGTTCTTCGGTGCCCCGACGGCCAATGGCCCGGGCCACGATCCGGTGACCCGGTACCGGATGATCAAGCGCACCCTCGGCACCGAGGGCATCGACTTCACCTACACGCAGGACCCCGCCGAGGCGCTGAATGCCGAGACGCTCGCGAAGTACGATGCGGTGCTCATGTATGGCAACTGGCAGCAGAACGGGCCCATGCCGGCAGAGCAATTGAAGGCGCTCACCAGCTACGTCGAGGGCGGCGGCGCCTTCCTGCCCATCCACTGTGCCTCCGCCTGCTACGGCGGCTCGCCGGAATTCATCAAGCTCGTGGGCGGCCGCTTCAAGAGCCACACCGACGGGGTCTTCAAGGTCACGAACGTGAACAAGACACACCCCATCATGCGCAGCTACGGCGGCTACTCGGCATGGGACGAGACCTACGTGCACGACCAGCATGGCGACGACCGGGTGATCCTCGAGAAGCGAGACCAGGAGCCATGGACCTGGGTGCGCGAGCAGGGCAAGGGCCGCATCTTCTACACCGCTGCCGGGCACGACCACCGCGTGTGGGATCTGCCCGAGTACCAGGACCTGCTCAAGCGCGCCATCTTCTGGAGCGTGGGGCCGGAGAAATACAAGAAACTGCAGGCGCTGAACCTGCCGAAACTGGAGCAGGAAAAGGTGGAGCTGCCCGGCTACCTGAAGCGCCAGCTCATCACCTCCGCGCAGAAGCCGCTCTCGCCCGAGGACTCGATGAAGCTGGCCCAGGTGCCCGTGGGATTCGAGCTCTCGCTCTTCGCTTCCGAGCCGGACATCGTGAATCCGATCTTCGTGAACTGGGATGAAAAGGGCCGCGCCTTCGTCATCCAGACCGTCGATTACCCGAACAACCTGCACGCGGGAAACATCGGCAACGACAAGATCATCATCTGCGAGGACACGGACAAGGACGGCCGCGCCGACAAGTTCACCACCTTCGCCGACAAGCTCTCGATCCCGACCTCGCTGGTCTTCGCGAATGGCGGCGTGATCTGCACGAACGGAAGCGACATGATCTTCCTCCAGGACACGAACGGCGACGACAAGGCCGACGTGCGGAAGGTGCTCTTCAGCGGCTTCAACATGGGCGACACTCACGCCGGCGTGTCGAACCTGCGCTACGGCCACGACGGCTGGATCTACGCGACCATCGGCTACTCGGGCTTCCGCGGCACGGTGGGAGGCGAGCAGCACCAGTTCAGCCAGGGCGTCTTCCGCTTCAAGCCCGACGCCTCGAAGCTGGAATACCTCCAGCCGACGACGAACAACACGTGGGGCTTCGGCACCTCGTCGGACTTCGACCTGATGGGCTCCACCGCGAATGGCAACCCGTCCTTCTACCTCACCTTCCCCGAAGACACCTACAAGTCCGCCGGACTCACCGCCCCGCGCACGCCGCGTGCGGATGACAATCCGATCTTCAATCCCAGCTCGGCGGACATCCGCCAGGTGGACCAGTTTGAAAAATACACCGCGGGTGCGGGCCACGCCTTCTACACCTCGGAGCGCTTCCCCGCGGAGTGGCGCGAGCGCACCGCCTTCGTCACCGAGGGCACGGGCAAGCTCGTCGGCACCTTCGACATCCTGCGCGAGGGCGCGGGCTACAAGGCCGTCCAGCGCTTCAACAACATCTACAACAGCGCCGACGCCTGGTCCGGCCCGGTGTGCGCCGAGGTGGGTCCGGATGGCGCGCTGTGGATCTGCGACTGGTATAACCTGATCATCCAGCACAACCCGACGCCGAGCAGGCAGTCCTCCGGTCTCGACGCGAAGAACGGCAGGGGCAACGCCTACGAGACACCGCTGCGCGATACCAAGCACGGCCGCATCTACCGCGTCTATCCGAAGGGCTCGAAGGACGACGCGAACCCAGAGATCGACACCAAGAAGCCGGACACCCTGCTCGCCGCGCTGGACAGCACGAATCTCTTCTGGCGCCTGCATGCGCAGCGCCTGATCGTGGAAGGCGGCATGAAGGATCTGGCCGGGAAGCTGGGCTCGCTCGCCGCAGCAGGCACGAAGGGCTCCGCCCACGCCGTCTACGCCCTCGCGCAACTCGGCGTGCTGGATTCCTCAACCGCGAGCATCGCGCTGAAGTCGAATGTCCGTGCCGTCCAACGTGCAGGCATCACCGTCGCGACGCCGCAGCAGGTGAAGGACGCCTACATCGCCGGGGGCAAGATCGACGTGAAGGGCGACCGCGAGCTCGCCGAAGCGCTGGTTTCGCTGTCACGCCTGCCGGAGAACGACGCTGATCTCGGCAAGGCGCTCTTCAACCTCATCACCACCGAGGAAGAGCGCGTGACCAAGGACCTCACGCTGAAGGATGCCTGGCAGATCGCCGCAAACCGGAATGCCGCCAGCGTGACCGCAGCGGCGAAGGCCGCAGGCTACGTCTCGGACAGCGAGAAGAAGCAGATGCCGAACCTGCTGCCGAATCCCGACTTCTCCGAAGTCTCCAGCGGCAAGCCCGCGGGCTGGACCGACCTCCGCACCTACGGCGGCGGCAATGGCACGGCGAAGCTGA from Luteolibacter flavescens includes these protein-coding regions:
- a CDS encoding AraC family transcriptional regulator, which encodes MDTPSDRRRWLEDLPPGQFRHLFDHLPGTLFFAKDRSGRLMAGNPAFVKRCGFQREDQIVGLTDKQIFPPRLSEKYHRDDEKVIQTKQPLLGLIELFPNSQGKPEWFITDKLPLFDKSGEVCGLCGTVRSYEEQRAAIQPYLELAEVAEHLKTNFRERLEVSELAQIAGLSVRQFERKFRKTFQTTPRSYLMRMRVIKACELLATTNLPITEVALESGFYDHSDFSRQFRKHMGQAPTAYRREKRGAGKTLGR
- a CDS encoding PVC-type heme-binding CxxCH protein, which encodes MQAIRLTLLLPLAALGVVLAKPLISPKPEARRLEVLFFGAPTANGPGHDPVTRYRMIKRTLGTEGIDFTYTQDPAEALNAETLAKYDAVLMYGNWQQNGPMPAEQLKALTSYVEGGGAFLPIHCASACYGGSPEFIKLVGGRFKSHTDGVFKVTNVNKTHPIMRSYGGYSAWDETYVHDQHGDDRVILEKRDQEPWTWVREQGKGRIFYTAAGHDHRVWDLPEYQDLLKRAIFWSVGPEKYKKLQALNLPKLEQEKVELPGYLKRQLITSAQKPLSPEDSMKLAQVPVGFELSLFASEPDIVNPIFVNWDEKGRAFVIQTVDYPNNLHAGNIGNDKIIICEDTDKDGRADKFTTFADKLSIPTSLVFANGGVICTNGSDMIFLQDTNGDDKADVRKVLFSGFNMGDTHAGVSNLRYGHDGWIYATIGYSGFRGTVGGEQHQFSQGVFRFKPDASKLEYLQPTTNNTWGFGTSSDFDLMGSTANGNPSFYLTFPEDTYKSAGLTAPRTPRADDNPIFNPSSADIRQVDQFEKYTAGAGHAFYTSERFPAEWRERTAFVTEGTGKLVGTFDILREGAGYKAVQRFNNIYNSADAWSGPVCAEVGPDGALWICDWYNLIIQHNPTPSRQSSGLDAKNGRGNAYETPLRDTKHGRIYRVYPKGSKDDANPEIDTKKPDTLLAALDSTNLFWRLHAQRLIVEGGMKDLAGKLGSLAAAGTKGSAHAVYALAQLGVLDSSTASIALKSNVRAVQRAGITVATPQQVKDAYIAGGKIDVKGDRELAEALVSLSRLPENDADLGKALFNLITTEEERVTKDLTLKDAWQIAANRNAASVTAAAKAAGYVSDSEKKQMPNLLPNPDFSEVSSGKPAGWTDLRTYGGGNGTAKLTSSPQGRNGSLGLSISATAPIDAGAAVTVPVKRGTRYLLSAWVKTIDHKPNGNGPGALVNVHGGERTNSVKGTTDWTQVSTEIDSGDRSELLIHCLFGGYGGATGTVIYDDVSLTEIAGGAGAKGMLAALATKAAGGPDPNVVVKKFKADPEVHKRGAEIYGMTCIACHQPTGLGMEGAFPPLDNSEWLTGDPSVPIRVVIGGLMGPVKVAGHDYNSVMPPHVDLDDQKISDVLTYARQSWSNDAAPVTPAQVKEVREKYKGRTQPWTAKELGH